The Watersipora subatra chromosome 7, tzWatSuba1.1, whole genome shotgun sequence genomic interval AGAACAAGAATGAGATTGACACACTGATACAAACAGTGAGAATCTTCAGCGATGACATCGGTATGGAGTTTGGATTAGATAAGTGCGCTACCATCACCATGATAAGAGGGAAACTAACTGGCAGaggaaagaagaagaagaaaccaAAAGAAACAGAAATCCATGAACTAGAagataatgaaagctacaaatatttagGAGTTATGAAGGCAGACGACATAAAACAATCTGAAATGAAAGCTAAGATGAAAAAGGAATACATTCACAGGCTCATAAAAGTGCTGAAATCAAAGTTGACTGCTGGAAATCTCATTACCGCTATCAATACATGGGCTGTGTCTTTGTACAGATACGGAGCAAAGCTTATTCAGTGGACAAAGGCTGAGTTACAGCAACTGGACCGAAGAACGCGTAAACTTATGACAATGCATAAAGGTCTTCGTCCAAGATCTGATGTAGATAGCGTATATGTTGAAAGGGACTAAGGAGGAAAaggattaatgagttttgaggAAACTGTAATTTATGAAAGTCACAGTCTGAAAAATTACACAGAAGGCAGCCCAGTCGAATTTATAAAAACAGCGGGTAAGATCATAAATACCAACAGTGAAGATGGAAgacaagagtatagaaaccatcagaaaactgaacCAAAGGAAAACTGGCATGATAAGCCAATGAACGGACAACATCTAAGACAGACAGAGGATCATGCAGAAAAGGAAACATGGCAATGGCTGAAGAGGGGATGTCTCAAAGGAGAGACTGAAATCCTGATGATTGCTGCCTAGGATCAAGCATTAAGAACCAACTATAGGAaggccaagatagaaaagtcaacaaacgatCCGAAATGCAGATTGTACAAGCAGAAAGATAaaacagtgtcccacatagtcagcgaatgcagtaagattgcacagacagaatatacatgtaaagggcggcatgacaaagtggcaagtgcagtgcacaggagcatatgcaagaaacatgagttgctccacacagaaaaatggttagaCTACCGTGCAGAAGCTGTGTTGGAAAATaagaaagtgaagctgctatgggacttcaacGTGCAGGCAGACAAGGTTATCaaagctagaagaccagacctgatactaataaacaaagaaatcaaacagtgtcaggtcatagacataacaatacctggagacacaagggtagtacagaaggaagatgagaagattgctaaatacaaagagcttgggttcgagataaacaaactgtggaaggtgaagaccaatagtaattggtgcactcggaacaacatcaatgaggcatatagcatacttggccgaggtgggagtgaacatgtcttttgagactatgcAGAAGACAGCCAtgttaggaacagctcacattttgaggaaggtcctctcttagtggaattgaggaagatgttgtaTCCTTTGGACTTTTGTTAAGACCCAgactcaacacggactaaaaccagtcacctaccaccacacgactgtgaagaaaaacttttacaacaatagtaataacaataataataactttctGCTCTACTAAGATCAGCAATGATAGTGAGAAAGGTTTTGGATATCCTAGGTTAACGGCTTTAACCCGATACCAACGTATCACCGGCTGAAGAGCTAAGGAAATCAACAAggacaataataatagtaataataacaagcGCTAGTGGTGAGTTCTTGTGGGGCACTTCATCAATATCGGCTTGGTGCTTGACACTTCACTAGAACTAAAggaagataactctgacaaaaCATTGCACTTATACCTCATGATGAACACAAACAATACAATACAGAGTAACGGTGTGAATACGAGATAGAGCAACGCTTATTCTGCCTTGGCTGGCAGACTTCCTGTGGTGCACAAGGCATGGGTTGATCATCATCTTACTACTAGAAAAGAAAGAACAGCAACTCAACGCATGAGCTACTCAAGGGATGGTCACCTTAGAATCATGGAATCCAGTGAACTGCTAAAAGAGTTCTCTGGATTCGGTGAGCTCATAGCAAGGAAAGCCATAGCAAAGATGGCAAAGATCTGGCATGATCAAGGAGGATTTAAGCTTACAGAGAACAGAATAGCTATGCAGGCTAGGATGATTAAGAGAAAAGAACCTCTTACAAAAGAGGAGTTGGATAAGATCAGGATACGACAGACGTAACAACAAAGTTTACAGACAACAGAGGAAGAGCAGGACGACTGTAGAGGTGATACCATCAGTTGCATTACAAGATATATACCGAGTAGAAGAAGGGAACTCGAACAGCAAGTGAAACTAGAAAACACCACGGTACAGAGATTACCAAATGAGAAGAAagaattatttgaaaaaaatcaaagcCATGAGAGAAAGGCTGCAGATGGGTAGAGAAAAGCTACCTACATGTAACATCAGACATACAGACCAAAGAAAGATACTAGACAAGCTACGGAAGGTCAACAAAATAATAGAACATGTGCCGAATAATAACATTACTCAACTGAATGATACATTCTACGTTAGTGCAGCAATTGTCACAAAGAAGCTTGTAAAGAACCTGAGTGAAAAAAAAGATGAACAACCATAGAGAAGGAGACTGAAAGGAAGGGTGACAGAACTAAGAAAAGACAGAAGCAGAGTAGTAAAGCAAGAAACAAACCACACGACGAAAGATTCCAAAGGAAAATGGAAGTGAAGGACAACATCAAATGCAAAAGATACCGAATCCTGTTAGAAAAGCTGAAACAAAAACTGATAGCTAATACCATCGGAGCTGAATGTTTTAAATCAACCAGAAAAAGTTCTGTGATGATATACAGAATGAAGAGGACTGAGAGAACGAAACACCAAGCAAGGAGGATTCTAAGGAGTTTTAAACAGGGGTTTGGGGACACGCAACCAAACATG includes:
- the LOC137400383 gene encoding uncharacterized protein: MDNLKLYGKNKNEIDTLIQTVRIFSDDIGMEFGLDKCATITMIRGKLTGRGKKKKKPKETEIHELEDNESYKYLGVMKADDIKQSEMKAKMKKEYIHRLIKVLKSKLTAGNLITAINTWAVSLYRYGAKLIQWTKAELQQLDRRTRKLMTMHKGLRPRSDVDSVYVERD